Part of the Syntrophorhabdaceae bacterium genome is shown below.
GATCCACAAAGATCTCCATGTCCGCGAGCCCCCTCGCTTAATAAGAACGCAGATAATAAAGATATTATTTATATACGCCGCATCCCACGAAGCAGTCGGCGCCTTCTACCCTTTGGACCCAGGCGACCTTCGCCTGTACCTTCTTGGTCGCCGGATTCGTCCAGCTATAGTTGATCCATCCGCTGCCCTTGGTCTTTGCAGTCTCTACCATTTCTTTCATAAAGTATTTATCGGTCGCATCTTTGAGCCCAAGGTGATTTTGACCTGTGAGCTTCGGATTTCCGCCGTTTGCCTGACATACTCCGTTAAAATCATTCGCAAAAATGTAAAGGTCCCCCTTACTGAACTGGCCTTTTGGGTTATTGAACTCCGCCATGGCCTTCTCCTTCCCGTTCGCTTTCACGTAGGCTGCCGCTTTCTCCGCCAGGGCCTTCGCATCGTCCTGAGGAGCTGCCTGGACGTACGAAAACAGACAGAACAGAGCCATTACCACTATTGCCGTGAGCATTCCAAGAACAGATCTTTTCACAATAAGCCTCCCATGTCTATCATATTTAGTCTAAGATCTTTTGTGGATCGCTCTTTTTATCGGAGACGCGGGCAATGACTTAAGCGCCTTTTTTCACAAACTCGCCGGGTGAGGTAAAAGCTCGTGAATGCACAAGGGGCGCCCCTTTCCAGGGGCGCCCCTTGTAGGGCCCTCACAAGCCCCGCAATTCTATATCGCCAATCTTAGCGTAGTTTATATCTCTGGATCTTTCCGGTGGTGCTTTTCGGAAGCTCTTTTACGAATTCTACCCATCTCGGGTACTTGTATTTTGCCATGCGGTCGAGCACCCACTGCTTCACTTCTTTTTCGAGCTCGTTGCTCGGTGCGACACTCTCCTTCAGCACTACGAATGCCTTCGGCTTTACGAGGCCTTTCGGGTCCATGTGTCCCACTACCGCGGCTTCGAGTACGGACGGGTGTTCGATGATGCAATTCTCCACTTCGACCGGTGAGACCCAGATGCCGCCGACTTTCAGCATATCGTCGCCTCTTCCCGCGCACCAGTAATATCCTTCTTCGTCCATATAATACTTATCGCCCGTGTTGATCCATTCGCCCTGCATGGTAAGACGGGTCTTCTCCCTCTTTCTCCAGTACTGCTGTGCCGCACTTGCACCCTTGACGAGCAGCGTCCCGATCTCGCCCGTGGGCACGTCGCGCCCTTCGTCATCGACAAGTCTGCATTCGTAACCGGGAACAGGTTTTCCGGTTGAGCCCGGTTTTACTTCGCCCGAACGGTTGGAGATAAAAATGTGGAGCATTTCGGTCGAGCCTATGCCATCGAGTATTTCGATGCCGAACCGCTGTTTCCAGCGAAGATAGATGTCGGGCGGCAGCGCTTCGCCTGCGGACGTGCAAATACGGACTGACGAGAACTCATGATTTGCGTTGGGGTCGGGAGTCTTGATCCCCGCATCTTTGTCGCGCTTCTCGAGAAACTCGAGCAATTGGCCGTAAAGCGTGGGTATACCGAAGAAGACAGTAGGTCGGAAACGCTCCAGATAGTGAAATATACTCTCCGGATTGGGCGCCCCTGGGTTGAGTACTACCGATGCGCCAACGGACAGAGGGAAGTAACATGCGTTCCCGAGCCCGTATGCAAAGAAAAGTCTTGCTGCGGAAAATAGAATGTCGTCCTCGGTAAGTCCCAACACGCCCTGACCAAACGCTTCAGCCGCTGCCACCATGTCATACTGGGAATGGATCGCACCCTTAGGCGCACCCGTTGAGCCTGAGCTGTAAAGCCAGAACCCGACATCGTCTTTCGTGGTGAACTCGGTTTTTATTGTCTCCGGTGCATGTCTGAACTTCTGCTTGAAAGGAATTCTCGCGCCCTCGGTCTCGGAGATGATGATGAGGTCGCGGAGATATCTTAAATCACCCTGAATTTTTACTACCGTGGGGACGAGCTGATCGGAGACGACCAGCACCCTTGCGCGGCTGTCATTCAGGTAATACTCGTAATCTTCGGGGGTAAGCATGGTATTCACGGGAATGGGCACCGCGCCTATCTTGATGGCGCCCCAGAATATGGCGTAGAACTGGGGAACGTCCAGCATGAGAAGGACGACCCGGTCGTCTACGCGCACACCCAGCTCGCGTAAGGCGTTCGCGGTCTTGTTGACCATCTTCTGAATGTCATTGTAAGTATAATTACGTTTTTCGGTATATACGGCAACCTTGTGTCCCCGCCCCTGGCGTATATTTCTGTCAATGAAGTAATCCGCTGCGTTAAAAAATTCTGCTGATGCCCCGTGAATCATATGTTCCTCCTTTTGATCTCTCTTACATGTCCGCCCCTTCAAAAGAACGACATGGGAGCGACACGCAACAGGTTTATGTTAGTTCATAGCGCTACGGCTATCGGTCTTCGCCCGGAATTTTTCCCACCGGGGACTCCGGCGCCGACGACTACTGCCGGCCTCTCAACCCGGGATCACCGGGAGGAGATAAATGATAAGAATACGAAACCACCTGTTAACCGTTGACATATCATTGTATAGAATATAATACAGGCAAATATAGAAATCAACTAAAAAATCACGTTCTTGTCGAAAGGGTTAAATTTGCCGAACTTGTTGCCATATGAAATATTTCACATCCACCATCTATCGGTTTGTATTTAATCAAGTACATTAATTTCCCTGCCCATTACAAGTCTGTCGCGTAAGTGGAAAATTCCTTCTCTTTCAAATGGTTCAATATCAAAACAGTAAGGTTAAGGGGAGGGAAGGCAAGGCTGTTCTGTATCCACAACTTTCGAGGTACCCCTTTCCACACAAATGGCCTAAGTGGATACAATCCGAGGGTCATCTGCCGGGAGTTTTCCCAAAGAGACCTTTACCCCTCTGCCCCCTCTCCGAAATCTCCGATGATCTTCCTATGGGCGAGGGTATCTCTGGCGGCGATAATGGAGGGAAGAGTAAAGGCAAAAGGCGCGTCCTCAATGGAGAGACTTCCCTCCCCGGAGTCCTTTCTTCCGGTAAAGGGCATCACATCCGGGCTCCTCTGGCACTGACAATTAATATTGACTCTGGAGACGTGGTGCATAAGATGGCCGGCGAGGCGCGAAAGTACCTCCGGATCGGCGCCGAAAAGGGATGCTTGCTGTCCGTAATTTGATTGAGCCCCATACCTCAACACCTCTTCCAGGTCATTATAAGGCACCACCGGAATAAGAGGGCCGAATTGCTCTTCATGATAGAGCCTCATGGAGGGACTCACCGGGTAAAGAAGGGCGGGCGAGAAAAAGGTACCCGAAGAACTACCGCCGCCGGAGTTCATGATTTCCGCTCCGCGAGAGATGGCGTCTCCCATGAGACCGGCGAGATAGGCCGGCTTTCCGGGTTCCACGAGGGGCGTCACGAGGATATTTTCTTGCCAGGGCATACCGGACCGCACTGCGGCAAGGGCTGCCGAGAATTTTGCGAGAAAGAGTTCCGCCCTGTGTTTCGGTACAAAGAAGAGTTTCAGGGCCGCGCACCGTTGGCCGTTAAAGGAAAGGGCGCCGGTAATGCACTCCTTGACCGTCAAATCCAGGTCCGCGTCGGGAAGAATGATGGCGGGGTTCTTGGCCTCCAGTCCCAGCACGCATCGAAGCCTCTGGGTCCTCGGATGGAGACCCCTCAGGTACGCGGCTACGGTGCTCGTGCCGATAAAAGCGAGACCGTCGATCATTCCGGAGGAAAGAAGGGGGGGAATCACTTCTTTTCCCTCGCCAGAAATCTCATTCACCACCCCGGCAGGAAAAGAGTCGCGAAAGATCTCGAGAAGGGGCTGATAAAGGAGTGTCCCGAACCTTGGAGTCTTGAAAATTACGGTATTACCGGAGATCAACGCAGGGATAAGGCCGGTGAAGGTCTCAAAAAGAGGGTAATTGAAGGGTCCCATGCAGAGCACCACGCCAAGGGGCATCCGTTCTATCCGTCCTACTATGCCGTGCCCGGTTATGGGTTCCCGGGTCGAGGTGCAGACCTTCCTGAATGCCTCTATCACACCTTTCGCATAATCGACGGTACGGTCGAATTCGAGCTGCGAATCTTTATAGGTCTTACCTATCTCCCACATGAGAATACGGCTTATAAGGTCCTTCGAGGGCATCATCTTTGAGATGAAGCCTTCCACCTTTTCTATTCTCCGGGTAAGGGCCATTGACGGCCACTCTCCCCTTCCATGGTCGAAGGCTTCCCGCGCCGAGCGAAGTATATGGAGAGACTCTTTTCCCGTCATGAGGGGATACCTGCCGACCGGCATGCCCGAGAGGCCGGACGAGGTACGGACGCATACGGGGGAACGGACCTCCCGAAACGGCCCGTCCCATTTATGGAGCACTCCTCCGCTCAGGTAATGATCGAGGGAAAGGGGAAGCACTCCGGCAAATTCGCGGGGTATCTCCTCCGGGAGAGGAAAAAAATTATCTTCGAAAAAAGGTTCCATCAATAGCCGTCAACTTTTTGCCTTTCCCGCTTCACGCAGGGAGAAGGAATATTATGGGATAAATATCAGGGATGCCGCGACCCGCGCCCGTAGGGAAAAGTATCATCCCCGGTGCGGCCGGTCAAATAAAATAAAACCATGCCTATGTTTGACACAGCTCCCGCCGAAGTGATAGAGAAAATGGGAAGCCACGCCAGAAACTCCGGAGGTGACCGTCATGACCCGAATAAGATTGGTCGAACAGAAGGCATATGAATTTCAACATCCCCTTACGCTTGAGCCGCGGGACATCAATTATGGCGGTCACCTGGGCCACGATTCTCTCATATCGCTTTTGGGCGCCGCGCGGGTCCATATGCTTTCCCGGCTGGGATTGACCGAACTCGACCTCGGCGACACACGCTCCGGGCTCATCATGTCCGACCTTGTGGTAAATTACAGGGCGGAGGCCTTTATGCTCGATCGTCTCATCATTGCCATACACGCGGATGAATTTACCCGGACCGCCTTTCGCCTCTTTTATCGCGTCTCAAAGGAGCAGACCCTGATCGCCCTTGCTGAAACGGGCATGGTGACCTTCGATTACAGGTCACGCAAGGCCGTGCCTGTGCCCCGTGCCCTTATGGAAGGCCTCACGTCGAAAGAGTTACCGGTCTCCACTCCTCCCGGCTGAAAGCGCCGGTCCCGTTACGGCGTTTCGACGGCCACTGCCAGGGCGTCCGTGATCCTTACCACCAGCTCGTCCCCGGGCTTTATCGCCATAAACCTCTTCACCCTCCTGTCGACCGTAAAGGTTCCCGATTGCCCTTCAGGCCCCTTGAGGGTCACCATCCGGTTCTTATAATCGATCGCCTCCACCTTCGCGGTGATCTCGGAGATGTCGGCGACCATTATTCCGGGCTTGGCGCCTTTCGGAGCCACTCTCACGGTCCCAACCTCCGTCTCCACGGGCGGTTCATCAGATTTCCTGACGAACACGGCAACCGACTCGTAATATGTGGTCTTCAGCTGGTCGCCCGCCTTTATGCGATCGAAATTTATTACTTCCTTGCCTACCTTTACGGTTTTTTTCGTCCCGTCAGGGAGCTTCAATGTCAGGGTGCGCTTCGCCTGGTCTATTGCTTCGACCGATGCCGTCACGCTCATTACTTCCGCGAGCACCGCGCCCGGTTTCCCGTTCTCTTTCTTCTTCGGACCCTCGGCAACGGCCGGCGCGAGGCCGAGCCACATCACCAACAAAGCAGACGCCAGTACAGCGCTCCATAATTTCTTCATTTCTCTTTCTTCCTCCATTCCCGATATTATTCCTTCGGTTCTATCCCATTGACCTTATCGAGAACCGTCCTTAGGCGTTGTGCCCAAAACTCGAAGGCCTCTTTGGCGGAGCCCCATTTGGTGAAACTTGACGTTTTACCTCCGGGCCTCTCATCGACCGCGGCGGCGATCCGCTCATTTGACAGGGAATCGAGCGCCTCCATTTCCATGCCCGTTTTACCGGCGCCCGTCCATGAGCCTGTGGCGGCTTTCTTCACCACGCTGATGGCAATGCCCACGGGAATTACCGAAGAGATTACGCTTCTTCCGGGGCTCGAAGATTCGAGTTTGGTAATCGCCACTCTTAACCGGAGCACATCGGGACCGGCCTCGGCCACTAAGGGATAGGCGTCGCCCAGGGCCTTCGCCGCGGCCTGATTGAACTGGTCGGAAAGGTCCTTAAGCTCTGTGGGGTCGATTCCTTTATATTTGGAATCTTCGGCAAAAAAGAAGACCACGCCGTCGAGCATAACCTTCTTATACTTTGTAAAATCGACACCGGGTTTGACGTAACGATATTTGGCCCCTTCTTTGGGACCGGGACCAAGCTGACTGTAGTCATTCAGAAATCCGGAGAACTCCTTCTCCGCCCCGTGGCCGGGCGATACCGCACATAAGGCAAAAACAAAGGATGCCAGAATAACGCTCATTATCGGCTTTTTCATATATGCTCTCTCCTTGAAAAATTCCTTTAATTGCGGGTCAGGGAATCTTATCAGTCGGTTCCTCCCCCATTTTCGAAGGACCGATACCCAAAGAATTTATATCCCGAATAGCCGGGTCCCGTCAACGAATTCCCGGAGGCGGGAAGTAAAAGAGCACCCTTCCACGGCCGGCAATCACGAAATACTTGCCATGTAAGATTTTAAATTCTATAATAAAAATGTCCATGAAATTTGAAGATGGGCTCAAGAAGCTCGAAAACATAGTGAAAAGCCTTGACAACGGCAATATCCCTCTTGACGAGGCCCTCGGCCTGTTCAAGGAAGGACTCTCCCTCACCAAAGAACTCTCCAAAAGACTTGATGAGATAGAGAAAAAGGTCGAGGTGCTGATCAAAAAAGAGGACGGCTCGATAGATAAAGGGGCCTTCGACAGGGAAGATACGTGACCGATCTGGCAAGCTATTTGCGAGAGAAACAGATAATCGTCGAGAACAGTCTTAAAGACCTGTTCTCTTCACTGAAGACGCCTCCTTCCGTTCTTAGAGATTCCATGGGATATATGCTTTTTTCTCATGGGAAGAGAATAAGGCCGATTCTGGCAATAGCTGCATGCGAGGCCCAGGGGAAAAGCTCGGACGATCTGCTGCCTTTTGCCTGTGCCATCGAGATGATCCATACATATTCCCTGATCCACGACGACCTCCCGAGCCTCGACAACGATGACCTGAGAAGGGGAAAACCTACGTGCCACAAAGTGTACGGCGAGGCGATCGCCCTTCTGGCGGGCGACGGGCTCCTTACCGAAGCCTTCAGGTTAATGGCGGATAACCGGCATGGAGAGCGTATAAACCCCAGGATCGTGCGGGATGTCATCTTTGAAGTAGCCTCCGCGGCAGGGGCCGAGGGCATGGTCGCCGGTCAGGTGATGGATGTCCTCTATGACGGGAAGGAAGGCACCAAGAATATCCTTCATTACATCCACTCCCGAA
Proteins encoded:
- a CDS encoding cache domain-containing protein — protein: MKRSVLGMLTAIVVMALFCLFSYVQAAPQDDAKALAEKAAAYVKANGKEKAMAEFNNPKGQFSKGDLYIFANDFNGVCQANGGNPKLTGQNHLGLKDATDKYFMKEMVETAKTKGSGWINYSWTNPATKKVQAKVAWVQRVEGADCFVGCGVYK
- a CDS encoding benzoate-CoA ligase family protein encodes the protein MIHGASAEFFNAADYFIDRNIRQGRGHKVAVYTEKRNYTYNDIQKMVNKTANALRELGVRVDDRVVLLMLDVPQFYAIFWGAIKIGAVPIPVNTMLTPEDYEYYLNDSRARVLVVSDQLVPTVVKIQGDLRYLRDLIIISETEGARIPFKQKFRHAPETIKTEFTTKDDVGFWLYSSGSTGAPKGAIHSQYDMVAAAEAFGQGVLGLTEDDILFSAARLFFAYGLGNACYFPLSVGASVVLNPGAPNPESIFHYLERFRPTVFFGIPTLYGQLLEFLEKRDKDAGIKTPDPNANHEFSSVRICTSAGEALPPDIYLRWKQRFGIEILDGIGSTEMLHIFISNRSGEVKPGSTGKPVPGYECRLVDDEGRDVPTGEIGTLLVKGASAAQQYWRKREKTRLTMQGEWINTGDKYYMDEEGYYWCAGRGDDMLKVGGIWVSPVEVENCIIEHPSVLEAAVVGHMDPKGLVKPKAFVVLKESVAPSNELEKEVKQWVLDRMAKYKYPRWVEFVKELPKSTTGKIQRYKLR
- a CDS encoding aldehyde dehydrogenase family protein, encoding MEPFFEDNFFPLPEEIPREFAGVLPLSLDHYLSGGVLHKWDGPFREVRSPVCVRTSSGLSGMPVGRYPLMTGKESLHILRSAREAFDHGRGEWPSMALTRRIEKVEGFISKMMPSKDLISRILMWEIGKTYKDSQLEFDRTVDYAKGVIEAFRKVCTSTREPITGHGIVGRIERMPLGVVLCMGPFNYPLFETFTGLIPALISGNTVIFKTPRFGTLLYQPLLEIFRDSFPAGVVNEISGEGKEVIPPLLSSGMIDGLAFIGTSTVAAYLRGLHPRTQRLRCVLGLEAKNPAIILPDADLDLTVKECITGALSFNGQRCAALKLFFVPKHRAELFLAKFSAALAAVRSGMPWQENILVTPLVEPGKPAYLAGLMGDAISRGAEIMNSGGGSSSGTFFSPALLYPVSPSMRLYHEEQFGPLIPVVPYNDLEEVLRYGAQSNYGQQASLFGADPEVLSRLAGHLMHHVSRVNINCQCQRSPDVMPFTGRKDSGEGSLSIEDAPFAFTLPSIIAARDTLAHRKIIGDFGEGAEG
- a CDS encoding thioesterase family protein, coding for MTRIRLVEQKAYEFQHPLTLEPRDINYGGHLGHDSLISLLGAARVHMLSRLGLTELDLGDTRSGLIMSDLVVNYRAEAFMLDRLIIAIHADEFTRTAFRLFYRVSKEQTLIALAETGMVTFDYRSRKAVPVPRALMEGLTSKELPVSTPPG
- a CDS encoding DUF3313 domain-containing protein, whose protein sequence is MKKPIMSVILASFVFALCAVSPGHGAEKEFSGFLNDYSQLGPGPKEGAKYRYVKPGVDFTKYKKVMLDGVVFFFAEDSKYKGIDPTELKDLSDQFNQAAAKALGDAYPLVAEAGPDVLRLRVAITKLESSSPGRSVISSVIPVGIAISVVKKAATGSWTGAGKTGMEMEALDSLSNERIAAAVDERPGGKTSSFTKWGSAKEAFEFWAQRLRTVLDKVNGIEPKE
- the xseB gene encoding exodeoxyribonuclease VII small subunit, with product MKFEDGLKKLENIVKSLDNGNIPLDEALGLFKEGLSLTKELSKRLDEIEKKVEVLIKKEDGSIDKGAFDREDT
- a CDS encoding farnesyl diphosphate synthase, whose amino-acid sequence is MTDLASYLREKQIIVENSLKDLFSSLKTPPSVLRDSMGYMLFSHGKRIRPILAIAACEAQGKSSDDLLPFACAIEMIHTYSLIHDDLPSLDNDDLRRGKPTCHKVYGEAIALLAGDGLLTEAFRLMADNRHGERINPRIVRDVIFEVASAAGAEGMVAGQVMDVLYDGKEGTKNILHYIHSRKTTALIRASVRVGAIMGGAKTRALAKFTRYGEALGLAFQIMDDLLDVEGDEEIVGKRLKKDTNKQTYVRHYGVVASKIKLEQLTEEAVKSVQFLGDNSAILAELAQFIGSRVS